From the genome of Carassius auratus strain Wakin chromosome 24, ASM336829v1, whole genome shotgun sequence:
ccagttcaccaaatcgaactgaatcattttaaacggtttgcatctccaataaacattaatccacaaatgttccataacttttttaatgtggctgacactccctctgagttcaaacaaaccaatatcccggagtaattaatgtactcaaacagtacactgactgaactgatgtgaagagagagatgaacacagagccgagccagataatgactcgttcacgagtcaagaaccggttgcatcggtgttcagatcaccagtagttctttcggacagttcaattcaataaatcGGTTGAAGAAagcggttcaccggttcttttgcgctcaacgtaatggcgtcatttgcgaagattgcccttgattcaagccttcggtttacccgctcataacattagcacagaatcagttcagattcaatcatcaaaagaatgaaaacatatatatataatatatatatacatacatgtttgtttttctgtaaattgctcattgtgaatCTTTTCAGTAATAACAGATATCTGGAAAATACAGAAACTGATTCATCAAACCCATTGTGGTCGAAAGTGACAAAAAATGTGTAATAGACGTTATTTCCTTCTTAATATAAAATACCCAACATTTCAATAGTTACTTTTAATTTCACAGGATGTTTCAGGGCTGAAATGTGGTGGAGTGCTGTTTTCCGGTCAGGTTCTGCCCAGCGAGTGTCTGAGTGGACTTATGGAAGTAGCTGGAGATCCCAACACCAGTCACGCACTGACGGGATCCATTATATCCCTGCTGGCACAATTCGGTACTAAAACTTTTATTGTAGTTCCACAGTCATTTCATAATTGTGTCATCTGTTATTTATACCCATGCATGTACATTTCTTAATGACCCAGCAGCTTCTGATGGTGAGGCTAGAGAGGCTCTTCACAGCAGCTACAACTTTACTGGCACGCTGGCATCCATAATCCACTGCAACAGAAGCACACCAGAAGAGCCTCTTGTGCTGCAGGTGAGAGGAATGCAGTTTTTTAAGACGAAGTCTGCACTTCAAAAaacatgcagtgttttttttaagtgcatattTTTATAACTGAGCAATGTTTATATGATTGATGCCATTCAATGTTTAAAGTAACTTGGTttttgttgtaatatatttttacatttattttttcctgtcatggcagagctgaattttcagcatcattattcaaATCTTCACTCTCACATCACAtgacctttcagaaatcattcttatattttgATTTGGTGATTAAGAagtttatcttttattgtttttgaaaacaaaagtGCTGCTTATTATCTTTGCAGAAATGTGAATAGAAAGtaagaacagtttttatttaaaataaaaatattttgtaacagtgtAAATTCCATAACTGTCCCTttttgtctttgctgaataaaattagaaatttcttataaaatgtatataaaacttttttctgaccccaaacttttgaatggtagtatatgaATCACTTTATTAAGtctgcatgaaatcaaaatgcacTCTATTCACTTTGTTAGTGCATGTTACTAGTCTTGACGCAGACAACTATTTGTGCAAGTTAATCCActgaaaaaacattttgcatCTTCTATGGAATGGCATTCCTTCTCTGATGACATCAGTTTGACAGATTTTTTCCTTAACCACGCCCCTCCAATTGTCAGTTTACTGTGAATGAGCAATGGCAGGGAGGTGTGCTAAAATTAAATTCTGCCttctattaaatatttagtttcagttGGAAATACATCCCTATACTAATGTTACGCCAGTGGAAACTTCAGGTCCACACAGACTTTAAATGTCACTACACAGATTGCACAGATGTTTTTCAaggtgtttttatttctctaaattgAGTTAAGTAATCCAAAATTgatggattaaaaaaatgaaaattactttatgtggtcatatgaataatatctcTAATGCTCTCCACAGTGCCTTAATGTGCTGCAGCGACTGACCTACAGCGTGAGGACTCAGCATTGTGCCTCTCACATCCATGAACTCATCAGCTTCCTAATGCAACATGTGTAAGACCCACGACATTCACTTTTCTGCTTTGTGCatagatgtttgtttgttgtacAGTACTGATCAAAAGTTTCAGAAAATACATCgatacttttactcagcaagggTGCATGAAATTGttcaaaaataagaataaatcattgtctgttttaaatgaatgtgGTTCTTTTGAAATGagtgtatcacggtttccacaaaagcGTAACAACTGCTTAATGTTTATAAAGCACCAagtcagcatataagaatgatttctgaaggatcatgtgacactgaagactgaagtaatgatgctgaaaattcagctttgccatcacaggcatACATTACATAATaagtaaagtcattttaaattatactaatttgtgaacaatattacggttttcaatgtatttttgatcaaataaatgcagccactGTGAGCATAAAACCTTCACTCTCAAAAAACGTTTTAATTGCATCATGGAAAGTGTCcagaagttgttgtttttttcatgccACAGTGTAATAAACACTAAAACTGTTCATGTCTTTGATATTAAGAATCATCATTCAGAGTCGTCAATACAATCATGACATTCACAAGTGGTCACAAGTTTTGCCTGTGAAAAGGAAGCTGACATGCTAGAGGTTGTGGAAAAccacaaaactgaactgaaacgtttttttttatagCAGCACCCTTTTTAAGCTCCAATATGCATTCAACTATTGCACAGCACTGGTTATTGCAAGCAAAACTTAACAGAATTTGATGCGAATATACTAATAAGaacatagtttttatttatttacttatcatTTAAAACTATGCATGAAATATAACGCTTTTTATGATTGTCTTTAGCCAGTCAAGTAATGATGACATTGTAAAGGCCTGCTTGGGACTAATGGCCAACCTCTGTCGACATGACATCTCTGTGCAGTCACACATCAAATCTCAGGTCAGAACCGGCATCAGGATGATCTCTCAGTATGAACTCCTAGAAGTTTTGTTGGTGAACTAACCTGCTGATGAATATTTTATCTAcccctttttttttcagagcaatGTGAAGGCTTTCTACAGAGCCTTGATAAATTTCCTGTGTCACAACTGTTTGACTGTGGTCGTGTTTGCGCTGTCCATATTATCAAGTTTGACTCTAAATGAAGAAGTTGGGCAGAAGGTGATTTTGAGATGTAGCGTTGATGTTGGTTAGcctgcatatctttttcatcattTTGTCTTGTGGCTGGAAACTTGTGGTCTTGTACTTATTTTACacttcaggtttttttttcttttcttttgcagcTATTTAATGCAAAGAACATTCATCAGACCTTTCAGCTAATATTTAACATCACTGTCAATGGAGATGGCACATTAACCAGGAATTATGCTGTGGACTTGTTAGTGGATCTCCTGAAAAACCCCAAAATTGCTGATTACCTGACCAAGTATGTGTTTATTGGTGCTTGAAGGCactgttttaaatgtaactttactTTCTAGTTGTctgaacacctttttttttttttctcacgctAGGTATAAACACCTCTCAGTTTGTCTGTCTGAAGTTCTTGGGCTCTTACACAACAAACATCCTGATACTGCATCAAAGGTCAACTGtcatttttttcacataatttttgtttttcaagtaacacattttttttaggcAAGAtatgtgtcatttcaaacctttaaACATTAGTTTGTAGACAAAAGGTCTTGAATTTCTTGTCCAGTCTGGTGCAGATAGTCATAAGCTCTTGTCTGTGCAGGTTATGGAGCTGCTGGTTTCTATGTGCTCAGTCCCTGTCCTGCGTAAGCTCATCTGTGAGAGCGTGCTCCGACCTCCAGCCCCTCGACTGCAGCCTGCTACTAGAAAAGGTGTTCAAGCTCGAGGGTCTGAACCGAGTTTAGCACTCATCCACTGGGTTACGTCACCTCTGGATGGTCCAGAGCAGTGCTACATGCAGGCTCTGTCCCTGCTGGCTGAGCTTTTTGAAGTATGCCAGTGTTTCAATTCAGTCAATTCAAATAATCCTTTTCAGAATGCATTTTGTTCTaaaacaattttacaaaaaatagcGCCTAATAAACACTCCACTGAATAACCTAAATGTAAGAGTGGCAGGAAAAATTCCTAAGATGTTTTGTGCACAAAATAGACATGTACCAACATTACAAGTGTTATTTTGTAGccaatacataatatataatatatacataatacaacgTTACAAATCTGGATGTATTTTGTAGCCAATTTTATAGAAATTAAACAGTAACAACACTAAACTTAATTCTAAAGGCATAACATTATAATACACAGTATGAAACTTGATATACATTTTGGGATTtcttaaagattacatttaacagtactattattttttttaaatataatttgtgatTAAATTTTATgggtgtttttaaagattaacaaaATGAGAATTGTATGTCtttaaatttaattgttttcTCAGGTCCATTGAATAATATGATCAGATAcagcttttcattttaataatatattaaatattaaaatgtattatatatattgaaaaaagttttttctttttttctttattcatgtTAACTAATTAGTTGTTAAGAATTGGTGCCTTATTGTAGATTTGTTTTTGCCATTGTTACaatttttctattaaattattttacatttctataatattttttttctgtaatgaaTTAGGAATCCATGCCATAGGCAAATATTTGGTTCTTTGTAATGTTAGTGACATTCTGCCCTAATAATCTGTAAGTCTGTGCTTGTGTTCACCCAGGAGGCAATCGATTCGTCTCTGTGCAGCTCAGCTCAGTCGTTTGTAGAGCTCCTTCTGCAGGAGGTGTTGGTTTTGCTGCAGTCTCCAGACTCTACTGAAGGAGAGCAGCTGCTAAAGAAACACTGTCTACGTGCAGGTCGCGTCGTAGACTTTCTGCTCGATATCCTCGTTAGGCACAAATAATCACACTTCAACCAACCTCAATGGACAAGCTGTCTGTTTGATGGGCTAGTGTTAGTAGCCAATCGATATGAGCAAATATCAGATAATTAGTTAGCCTGGCTTATGAATGGATTGTGATTGTCCGATTCTACTGTAATAGTATAGATATCCTTGACTCTTTTACTGCTTTGCGGCGACGATGCTCTGAGGATGCTGGTGTCCCAGCGGCTCAGCCCTGAAGTGTGTGTCTCACAGGTGGAGCTTCTGCTGTCCTACAGTCAGGACCTCTCTGGGTCCACCTGTACTACCTCCAACTACCAGCTCAGGTAATGAAACGTTTTGGAAGTAATATTGTTTGTGAGAAAGTGACACTTACAGTACCATTCAATCAAAATgtcacagtaatattgtgaaatttcaatttaaaataacttttcgattttaaaatctaatttattaatttgatggCACAGCTTTCACACAATCCTTGAAAAATTgtccttccaaaaaaaaaaaaaaaaaagtctccttGTGCATCTCTAGTCAGGTGTGCTCTAAAGTGGTACTGAAGACTCTGGAACTGATGAGCCACTTTAAACAGCAGATGCCAGACATGGAGGCGTCCTTCTACAGGATCTTACAGGTACAAGATGTACGCTACGTTTCCTTGCTGCCCTTTCTGTATCTCTGTATCAGTTATTCATAGCCTCTTTTTTCCCTTGCGTGCAGGACCAGCGCATAGTGACGCCTATATCATTAGCTATGACCTCAAACTGCAGAGAGCATGTGCAGGTCGCCCTACGCATACTTTTGGAAGCGGCCCCACTCCCCGACTTCCCCTCTGTCATGTGAGTGAACAGAACACACAGCCACTGTGTGAACATTTACTCTGAGGTCTCAAAACTTTCAGTATGACTGTTCAGGCGGTTGAAGTTCAAAATAATGTGACTATCAGCTTAATCAGCTTATGAGTGAAGTTATGGTAAAATAATTTGATATCAATttgaaattgttttcattttaatttaagggTGCTCGCTAAGGCATTATTGTTGCTCATACTTAAACTGGAAATCCAAAGTATTCATATTTTATGCATAAGCAGGGCTGGATTGGTAATCGGGTGTACCGCTACCGCGCATTTTCCCAATGGGCCGACGCAATGGCCTAGGCTGTagtcggtaatgttttctattggttcatttctctcggttcatgtcaaattaattttgataaataagtcgcacctgactataagtcgcaggaccagccaaactattaaaaaaagtgtgacttttatatatatatatatatatatatatatatatatatataggtgtgtgtgtttgcgtattGAAGTGGTGGTGGGCCGCCTGAACCAAAAAATGGACCAGTGATgattttttttgtcccagtccaccCCTGTGCGtaagcattttaaataaaaaataaagattccaatAATGTTTCATGCTATAAACAGATTATTTGAAAAATTTTGATAATgtttcaccaaagctgcatttatttgatcaaaaacacagtaaaacaatatattttatatattatatatatatagtaaatattattGATGTACGTATAACTGGGTTAACTgggtattttaaaatgtgttatatatttctgtgatggcaaagctggattttcagcatcattactccagtcttcagtcacatgatccttcagaaatcattcttatattctgatttgctgctcaagaataaattcttagtattattaatgttgaaaacagttgtgctgcttaatgtttttgtagaGGCTTTGGTGTGtttataaatagaaagttaaaaaagaacagcatttatttgaaatataaaccttttgtagcattataaatgtttttactttttatcaatttaatacacccTTGCTAAGCCCAAATATTTGTtcctatatttatttagaaacaaatatTGGCATTATGAAAGTAAATGTTTCTCTGTCACTTTTGTTTTAAGTCTGGGGGACAGTATTGCTGCCAATAATGCATACTGTCAGAAGGAGAGCGAGTTGTCAATCCGGAGCAGTCCTGCTAGCGAAGATGTGTCTTTTGTTGGGAAGAGTTTTCCCATGATGCATGCTGAACCTTCAGGTTCTGCTTGCCAAAGTATCGACAGCCTCATCGAGAAGCTTCAGAACGGAGTGGAGgtattgtatttgtctgaaccTGACTCATTAGTTCTGTGACCTCAGTGTCTGTAGACATTCCGTCATGGGCTTAGTTGCATGTAGTTCCAGACTGACAGTAGAAACGTGGCCACAAGTGGATGGCATGCTTGTTTATCTCTAATGTTGTAGCATCTCAGTTACAGGAGAAAGTCAAAGATGTACACATGTCAGAGATCATTGATGTGTACGAACAGAAGCTTTCAGCACTTGCGGTGAGTGACCAAGTTATGGAGGAACTTCTTGTTTGTATATGTAACATGTGCtgactttttttatatttgcttttgTATGTATAGTGTAAAGAGAGCCGTCTGCAGGACCTTTTGGAGGCCAAAGCACTCGCGCTGTCACAGGCGGATCGACTGATTGCTCAATACCGCTGTCAGAGAGCTCAGGCGGAAGCTGAGGTTacacacaatttattattattattttttctatatgCACATATGTTTTTTGAGTTgctatatatatcttatatctatcttatgctcaccaaacctgcatttctgataaaataaaaatacagtaaaatggtaatattgtaaaaactatattttcatttaaaggagttttaatattcttaaaaatgtaatttattcctgtgagttttttgttttgtttcacatgatccttcaaaaatcgttctgctgatttgctgctcaagaaacatttcttagtattatcaatgttgaaaactgtttttggtCCATGGTATTTTCACTATGGTAGACTTAAATGTTAATGTGCATCtgagcacatttt
Proteins encoded in this window:
- the LOC113042487 gene encoding protein CIP2A homolog isoform X3 → MDVSTCLKSLLLAIRQYRNNRSALNSSQLQKHIEDVSGLKCGGVLFSGQVLPSECLSGLMEVAGDPNTSHALTGSIISLLAQFAASDGEAREALHSSYNFTGTLASIIHCNRSTPEEPLVLQCLNVLQRLTYSVRTQHCASHIHELISFLMQHVQSSNDDIVKACLGLMANLCRHDISVQSHIKSQSNVKAFYRALINFLCHNCLTVVVFALSILSSLTLNEEVGQKLFNAKNIHQTFQLIFNITVNGDGTLTRNYAVDLLVDLLKNPKIADYLTKYKHLSVCLSEVLGLLHNKHPDTASKVMELLVSMCSVPVLRKLICESVLRPPAPRLQPATRKGVQARGSEPSLALIHWVTSPLDGPEQCYMQALSLLAELFEEAIDSSLCSSAQSFVELLLQEVLVLLQSPDSTEGEQLLKKHCLRAGRVVDFLLVLCGDDALRMLVSQRLSPEVCVSQVELLLSYSQDLSGSTCTTSNYQLSQVCSKVVLKTLELMSHFKQQMPDMEASFYRILQDQRIVTPISLAMTSNCREHVQVALRILLEAAPLPDFPSVILGDSIAANNAYCQKESELSIRSSPASEDVSFVGKSFPMMHAEPSGSACQSIDSLIEKLQNGVEEKVKDVHMSEIIDVYEQKLSALACKESRLQDLLEAKALALSQADRLIAQYRCQRAQAEAEARKLASLLKDTERKKEGLQAELNDHLLEVERLKSDSQQLLEHNGRLQEVADQHQELKGTYNQLLSRYDKSEGMLKELQAAHISLTQQAEGLRKSNEGLKLQQERTLAEMAEKEQQIKCLKTDVLEKERNITGLENNVRRQEEQIHEMEENISILRKELNKTEQARKDTSIKASSLELQKSQLEAKLEKMEEELSKHTQMIAMIHSLSSGKLKGDATANLSL
- the LOC113042487 gene encoding protein CIP2A homolog isoform X1; translated protein: MDVSTCLKSLLLAIRQYRNNRSALNSSQLQKHIEDVSGLKCGGVLFSGQVLPSECLSGLMEVAGDPNTSHALTGSIISLLAQFAASDGEAREALHSSYNFTGTLASIIHCNRSTPEEPLVLQCLNVLQRLTYSVRTQHCASHIHELISFLMQHVQSSNDDIVKACLGLMANLCRHDISVQSHIKSQSNVKAFYRALINFLCHNCLTVVVFALSILSSLTLNEEVGQKLFNAKNIHQTFQLIFNITVNGDGTLTRNYAVDLLVDLLKNPKIADYLTKYKHLSVCLSEVLGLLHNKHPDTASKVMELLVSMCSVPVLRKLICESVLRPPAPRLQPATRKGVQARGSEPSLALIHWVTSPLDGPEQCYMQALSLLAELFEEAIDSSLCSSAQSFVELLLQEVLVLLQSPDSTEGEQLLKKHCLRAGRVVDFLLVLCGDDALRMLVSQRLSPEVCVSQVELLLSYSQDLSGSTCTTSNYQLSQVCSKVVLKTLELMSHFKQQMPDMEASFYRILQDQRIVTPISLAMTSNCREHVQVALRILLEAAPLPDFPSVILGDSIAANNAYCQKESELSIRSSPASEDVSFVGKSFPMMHAEPSGSACQSIDSLIEKLQNGVELQEKVKDVHMSEIIDVYEQKLSALACKESRLQDLLEAKALALSQADRLIAQYRCQRAQAEAEARKLASLLKDTERKKEGLQAELNDHLLEVERLKSDSQQLLEHNGRLQEVADQHQELKGTYNQLLSRYDKSEGMLKELQAAHISLTQQAEGLRKSNEGLKLQQERTLAEMAEKEQQIKCLKTDVLEKERNITGLENNVRRQEEQIHEMEENISILRKELNKTEQARKDTSIKASSLELQKSQLEAKLEKMEEELSKHTQMIAMIHSLSSGKLKGDATANLSL
- the LOC113042487 gene encoding protein CIP2A homolog isoform X2 encodes the protein MDVSTCLKSLLLAIRQYRNNRSALNSSQLQKHIEDVSGLKCGGVLFSGQVLPSECLSGLMEVAGDPNTSHALTGSIISLLAQFASDGEAREALHSSYNFTGTLASIIHCNRSTPEEPLVLQCLNVLQRLTYSVRTQHCASHIHELISFLMQHVQSSNDDIVKACLGLMANLCRHDISVQSHIKSQSNVKAFYRALINFLCHNCLTVVVFALSILSSLTLNEEVGQKLFNAKNIHQTFQLIFNITVNGDGTLTRNYAVDLLVDLLKNPKIADYLTKYKHLSVCLSEVLGLLHNKHPDTASKVMELLVSMCSVPVLRKLICESVLRPPAPRLQPATRKGVQARGSEPSLALIHWVTSPLDGPEQCYMQALSLLAELFEEAIDSSLCSSAQSFVELLLQEVLVLLQSPDSTEGEQLLKKHCLRAGRVVDFLLVLCGDDALRMLVSQRLSPEVCVSQVELLLSYSQDLSGSTCTTSNYQLSQVCSKVVLKTLELMSHFKQQMPDMEASFYRILQDQRIVTPISLAMTSNCREHVQVALRILLEAAPLPDFPSVILGDSIAANNAYCQKESELSIRSSPASEDVSFVGKSFPMMHAEPSGSACQSIDSLIEKLQNGVELQEKVKDVHMSEIIDVYEQKLSALACKESRLQDLLEAKALALSQADRLIAQYRCQRAQAEAEARKLASLLKDTERKKEGLQAELNDHLLEVERLKSDSQQLLEHNGRLQEVADQHQELKGTYNQLLSRYDKSEGMLKELQAAHISLTQQAEGLRKSNEGLKLQQERTLAEMAEKEQQIKCLKTDVLEKERNITGLENNVRRQEEQIHEMEENISILRKELNKTEQARKDTSIKASSLELQKSQLEAKLEKMEEELSKHTQMIAMIHSLSSGKLKGDATANLSL